The following DNA comes from Bacillota bacterium.
CATGCCGGAAGTGGAACAGTTGGAGCGACGACGACTAGTAGAAAAACATCTAATCAGTCCCCAACATGCCCAGCAGGTGAGGAATCGAGCTGTAGCCCTGAGCGATGACGAGACTTTGTGCATTATGGTCAACGAAGAGGATCACCTGCGGATTCAGGTGCTCTATCCCGGGTTGCAGTTGCTGGCGGCCTACGAAAGGGCAGACAAAACCGACGATGAGCTGGACGCTAGGCTCAACTTTGCCTTTTCCGAAGAGGTAGGATATTTGACCGCGTGCCCGACTAATGTTGGTACCGGAATGCGGGCATCACTAATGATGCACTTACCGGCATTGAGCGCGACGGGCGTCATGCCCCGAATTATCAATGCCGTTCGGCAATTGGGACTGACGGTACGGGGTATCTATGGAGAGGGTACAGAGGTAGTGGGCAATATCTATCAGGTCTCCAATCAGGTGAGTCTCGGACGCAGTGAGCGGGAGATCATTGAACACCTGACCAATGTGGCGGAGCAGATCCTTGCCCATGAACGCACAGCGAGGAATACCCTTTTAGAGTCCAATAGATTAGCCTTGGAAGATAGGATTTGGCGGGCCTATGGAGTTTTGTCCCACTCTCGGATTTTGAATACCGCCGATGCCCTGGGATATCTATCAACGGTGCGCCTGGGCATCGACCTAGGTATTATCACTGGTTTGGAGCCTCGAATTCTGCAGGAATTGATGGTGATGATCCGGCCGGCCCATCTCCAGTTTATTATGGGGCGGGAGCTGGAAGCGGAACAACGGGATGAGTATCGGGCCAGTCTGATTCGAGAACGATTGAAACAGCCTAACGGTTGACAGGCCCTTCACTAGTGCGGAGGAGACTTGGAAAGGGAAGGTGACTTTATGTTTGGTCGATTTACCGAACGAGCGCAACGGGTCATTGTGTTGTCGCAGGAGGAGGCGCGGCGGCTAAATCATAATGTCGTTGGCACCGAGCACATTCTGTTGGGGCTGGTAGCCGAGGGTGCCGGTGTGGCAGCAAAGGTATTGGCAGACCTGGGGGATCTCGAAGATGTCCGCAAGGAGGTAGAGCGGGTCATCGGTCGGGGTGAAGGGGGTCCTGTGGGTCAGATCGGCTTTACTCCCAGAGCCAAACGGGTACTGGAATTGGCCTTTGATGAAGCCCGCAAACTGGGACACACCTATATCGGGACGGAGCACATCCTCTTGGGCTTGATCCGGGAGGGTGAGGGAGTTGCTGCCCAGGTACTGCGGAACATGGGTGCCGACATTGACAAGGTTCGTCAGCAGGTAGGGGAGCTTCTCGGTGGCGGCGCCGGCGGCACCGGGGCCAAGGCCGCAGGAAGGCGGAAAACCCCCACCCTGGATCAATATGGCCAGGACTATACCGAGTTGGCTCGGGAAGGGAAACTGGACCCCGTCATTGGCCGGGAGCAGGAGATCCAGCGGGTAATTCAAATCTTAAGCCGGCGAACCAAGAACAATCCCGTCTTGATCGGAGAGCCGGGCGTTGGGAAAACCGCGGTGGCGGAAGGGTTGGCGCAAATGATTGTCGCGGGCGATGTTCCAGAGACCCTGACCAACAAGCGATTGGTCAGTTTGGACATGGGTTCCCTGGTTGCCGGTTCCAAGTTCCGGGGTGAGTTTGAGGAGCGACTCAAAAAGGTGGTGGAAGAGATTCGTGCCGCGGGCGATGTGATTCTCTTCATCGATGAAATGCATACCCTCATCGGCGCCGGTGCTGCCGAGGGGGCCATCGATGCCTCGAATATCCTCAAACCCTCCTTGGCCCGAGGTGAGCTGCAGGCCATTGGAGCTACTACCTTAGATGAGTATCGCAAGTATGTGGAGAAGGATGCCGCCCTGGAGCGGAGATTCCAGCCCATCATGGTTGATGAACCTACCGTCGAGGAGACCATCGAAATCCTTAAGGGCCTGAGGGATAAGTATGAGGCCCATCACCGGGTTAAGATCACCGACGAGGCCCTGGTGGCCGCGGCCCGGCTGTCGGATCGGTATGTAACGGAGCGGTTCCTGCCCGACAAGGCCATTGACCTCATCGATGAAGCAGCCTCTCGGGTACGCCTCTCGGCCTTGGTACCGCCTCCAGAGTTAAAGGAACTGGAGGATCGCATCAATGAGGCCCGGGTTGAGAAGGAATCTGCGATTAAGAATGAGGAATTTGAAAACGCCGCGGCTTTGCGGGATAGGGAGCAGAAACTCAAGGAGGAGTTAGAGGAAAAGCAGGCTCAGTGGAAGCAAAGCCGGAGCATGCGCTCAGGAACGGTGACCGAGGACGATATCGCTGAGATTGTGGCGGGGTGGACGGGAGTTCCCGTTACCCGACTGGCCCAGGAGGAGTCGGAGCGGCTTCTGCACCTGGAGGAAATCCTCCACGAGCGGGTGATCGGTCAAGACGAGGCCATCGGTGCCATCTCTCGGGCTGTGCGCCGGGCTAGGGCCGGTCTAAAGGATCCGAAGCGCCCCGTGGGCTCCTTTATCTTCCTGGGACCAACGGGTGTGGGTAAGACGGAGTTGGCCCGGGCCTTGGCGGAAGCTCTCTTTGGAGACGAAGAGGCGATGGTTCGTCTGGACATGTCGGAGTACATGGAGCGACATACCGTTTCCCGGTTAATCGGGGCGCCTCCAGGATATGTCGGCTACGAAGAAAGTGGGCAGCTAACGGAGCAGGTGCGCCGCAGGCCCTATTCTGTAGTTCTCTTTGATGAGATCGAAAAGGCTCACCCCGAGGTCTTTAACATCTTGCTGCAGGTGTTGGAAGACGGCCGTCTAACCGACGCTCAGGGACGGACGGTGAATTTCCGTAACACAGTGTTGATTATGACCTCCAACGTGGGGGCTCGGCAACTGCAGCGCTCCGAGCGCATTGGATTCCATGTGGGCGATGCGGCGGAACAGGCTCGTTCCGAATATGAAGCGATGAAGGATCGGGTTACCGGAGAACTCCGCCGTACCTTCCGACCGGAATTTCTCAACCGAGTTGACGACATCATCGTCTTCCATTCGCTGCAGCGGGAGCACATTCACCAGATCGTGGACATCATGGTCAAAGAGGTGCGGGAGCAACTGCAGGAGCGGGATATTGAATTAGTGGTGGATCAGGCCACCAAGGATTTCCTCGTGGATAGGGGATTTGATCCTGAGTTCGGTGCTCGCCCCTTGCGTCGGGCCATCCAAAGATATATTGAGAATCCCCTGTCGGATCACATCCTGGCGGGCACCTTCAAAGACGGTGATACCGTGGTAGTCACGGTGCGGGGTGAAGCCCTGGAATTTCAAAGGAAGGAGCAGGGAGTCCCCGTTAGTTAGTAAAGGGCAATTGGCTTTTTGCGGCGATGAAGTAAAACTGAGTTGAACAAAGCCAAGAGCGTAATGGGCGGTATCGGCTTCAGATACCGCCCTTTCAATTGTAAACTGCGCTGGTTAGTGCTATAATTAAACTGATTAATTATATTCTATTCTAATTTTATCTAGGAGAAGGTTATGGCTCGACTTAAAAGCCAGTATGTGTGCCAGGAGTGTGGGCATTCTACCAGTCGATGGTTTGGACGCTGTCCTGCCTGTCAAGCTTGGAACACCTTGGTAGAGGAGGCCCTTCCTGAGCCCAAGCGCAGATCTGGTCAGGCCTTTATGGCGCAGGGCGGCACCAAGCCCCAGCGCCTTCCCCAGGTGGAAGCCGTGGAGTCCCAACGGCTGGATACCGGTATCGGTGAGCTTAATCGAGTCCTGGGAGGCGGGATTGTTCCCGGATCCCTGGTCTTGGTGGGTGGCGACCCGGGGATTGGCAAGTCCACTCTCCTATTGCAGGTGGCCGCCAACTTAGCAAAGTCCGGAAGGGAAGTAATGTACATCTCCGGGGAAGAGTCTCCCCAACAGGTGCGGTTAAGGGCCCAGCGGTTGGGGGCCTTGGAGGACAATGTGCTGGTCCTGGCTACCACTGAGATTGAAGCAGCAACCGGTGCTCTGGCACAGTCAAAGGCCTCCCTGGCCATTGTGGATTCCATTCAGGCCATGGGCAGTGCCGATATCACTTCGGCGCCGGGAAGTGTCGGCCAGGTGCGGGAGTGTACCGGGCAACTGCTGCAGGTGGCAAAGCAACAGGGATTGCCAATTATTCTGGTGGGGCACATGACCAAGGGCGGCGCCTTGGCGGGTCCTAAGGTATTGGAGCATGCCGTTGATGCTGTTCTGTATTTCGAAGGGGACAGCTCCGCCAACTATCGCATCCTGCGGGCGGTGAAGAATCGCTTTGGCTCAACCAACGAAATCGGTGTTTTCGATATGAGCGCTCGGGGATTGACAGAAATTACTAATCCATCGGAAATGTTTTTGGCGGAAAGACTGGAGCAGTCTCCCGGTTCCATTGTCATCGGCAGCATTGAGGGCAGCAGGCCCCTTTTGTTGGAGATCCAGGCCTTGGTGAGCGCTACGGCCTTTGGCGGAGTTCCCCGCCGGCAAACCACCGGGGTAGACTACAATCGGGTCGCGATGATTTTGGCAGTATTAGAAAAGAGAATGGGATACCCACTCCAGACCCATGATGTATTTGTCAACGTCGCAGGAGGCGTCAAGGTTACGGAACCGGCAGCGGACCTGGGCGTTGCCTTGGCAGTTGCCTCGAGTTTACAGAATGTTGCCATGAAGCCCGGCACCGTTGCCCTTGGTGAGATTGGGCTGGGGGGAGAAATCCGCGGGGTGCCGCAGATTGAGCAGCGCTTGGGAGAAGCTGCTAAATTGGGGTTTCAACAATGTTTAGTCCCGACCACTGCGGTGAAGAATATAAACGTGGATGGATTTGGAATCGAAGTTGTACCAGTTCGCCGCATCGAAGAAGCGTTGCGTGCGGTGGGGTGCTCAACCAGGAGGTGAAAGAATGAAAGCCAAACTTGATGAGTTCTGGTCAAAGACCCTCCCGCTTGTGGCCCCGGGTACGGCGCTGTCAGAGGGACTGGAGAACATTTTGCGAGCTCGGACCGGTGCTCTGATTGTGGTGGGCGACAGTGAAGAAACGCTGAGCCTAGTCAATGGAGGGTTTCGGATTGACGCAGAGATGAATCCCACGGCCTTGTATGAATTGGCCAAAATGGATGGTGCTATTATCCTTTCCTTTGATGCCAAAAGGATTCTTTATGCCAATTGTCAGCTAACCCCGGATCCGATGATTCCCACCTTTGAAACGGGAACTCGCCATCGGACCGCGGAGCGGGTGGCTAAGCAGACGGGGGAGCTGGTGATTTCCATTAGCCAGCGGAGGAACGTCATCTCGTTGTACAAGGGAAATGTGAAGCATGTCCTGCGGGACGTCGGGGTGATTCTGGCCAAAGTCAACCAAGCGCTCCAGACCCTAGAGAAATATAAGTCGGTGCTGCAGCAGGTGCTCACCAATTTGACGGCCCTAGAATTTGAGGGGGCGGCAACCTTAGCCGATGTCACTATGGCGGTACAGCGGGCGCAAATGGTGGAGCGTGTGGCTAATGAGATCGAGCGATACATCATAGAATTGGGAACAGAGGGTCGTTTGGTTAGTATGCAGCTGGAGGAATTGATGGTCGATATTGAAGACGAGGGGTATTTGGTGATCAAGGACTACCTGACCTCGGATCGGGAGGAGACTGCCGAACAGGTCTGGCAGAGTTTATCCAGTTGGGAGTCGGAGGATCTCTTGGACCAAGCCCTGACGGCCAGAGCCCTAGGCTATGGCAGTAACATGAACAATCCCGATTATCCCGTTGTGCCCCGGGGTTACCGGGTGGTCAGTCGCATTCCTCGGTTGCCGATGCCGGTGATTGAGAACTTGGTCAACACCTTTAAAGAACTGCCCAATATTCTGCAAGCTAGTATCGATGAGCTGGACGATGTTGAGGGTATCGGTGAAGTCAGGGCCAAGGCCATTCGGGAAGGGCTGCGTAGGATGCGGGAGCAGGTGTTGTTGGACCGGCACATTTAGCGATAGTTGCGAAAAGTCGGGAACATTGACCTTTTTGATTGATTCTATTATAATATAGGGTAGGGTTTTTATACGTAGAAACGGATATGGTTGGGGGTTGATTGGTTGGGTTTTAATATCGGGGATAAAGTAGTGTACCCTATGCATGGTGCTGGGATTATCGAGAAGATCGAAGAGCGGGAAGTACTGGGCGAATTGCAGAATTATTACATCATGCGTCTGCCCATCGGCGATATGAAGGTGATGATCCCGATGGAGAACGCTGAGGAGATAGGGTTGCGCCCCGTGATCGACGAGGAGGGTGTGGCTCAGGTTCTCAGTATCTTGCAAGAGGGGCAGACAAAGATGTCTTCCAACTGGAATCGTCGTTATCGCGCCAATATGGAGAAGATCAAGAGTGGAGACATTTTCGCTGTAGCTGAAGTCGTGCGTAATTTGGCGATCCGAGATAACGAGAAGGGACTGTCTACCGGTGAGCGCAAGATGCTGGAGAATGCAAAGCAGATCCTTATTAGCGAATTGGTGCTTGCCCAGGACCTTTCCGAAGAGGAAGTTGAGCAACAGGTTCTTAGTTTTTTTGAATAAGGGGGACGTGTGCCCCTAACTTGACAGCGGACAACAACGGTCCGCTGTCCTGCACTTCAGTTGGATTTCTTGCTTTGATTTCATGGATATTTCTTCAGGAACTGGAAAGACTAGAGGCCGGAGGGAAGGAGGTGAGCAGTTGTAGATGAAAGCAGTCAGATTTTTCTCTGCGCTTTTAGGTGCTGTGCTGGGTTTTCAGTTAGCAGAGTACGTGCTAGAGAATGGTCTCGGCGGGATGAGCGGGGAAGCTCTGGGAGTGCAAACCCCTCACTGGCTGATCGGGGGTGCAATCTTTGGTTTGATCATGGGACTTTTGATTGGCCCCGCACTGGTGAGACTCTTTCAACGCTGTATCGGTGCAACGGTGAATAATTTACATCGGGCTTCCCTGACTGAAGTTGTGGCTGGCGCCATAGGGCTCTGTGTTGGGCTCTTGATAGCTATTTTAATAACTATACCAATTCCTAGAAGTATTCCAGTGATCGGAGACTATATTCCTCTATTGATTACAGCCTTTCTGGGGTATATCTCAACCATTGTTTCCGTGAGAAAAAAGGATGACCTCTTCCAATTGCTGACGGGAACAATGCAGCGAAATGCAGAGCGGGGTCAGAAAAACGAAGGAAAACCAGCCCCGGTGGGAGCAAAGATCCTTGACACCAGTGTCATTATCGACGGTAGGATATCGGACATTTGTAGTACCGGATTCATTGGGGGAACCTTATACGTACCTGGCTTTGTTCTCGAGGAGCTACAGCATATTGCAGACTCTTCCGATGTGCTCAAGCGCAATCGTGGACGGCGAGGTTTAGACATTTTGAACAAGATGCAGAAAGAGCGCAAGGTGAATGTGAAGGTACTGGAATGGGACTATGATGATATTTCAGAAGTCGATACCAAGCTGGTGAAGCTCGCCAAAGCGCTGAATGCGAAGGTTGTCACCAATGATTTCAACCTCAACAAGGTAGCGGAGTTACATGGTGTTCAAGTGCTGAATATCAATGAATTGGCCAACGCCGTCAAGCCCATCGTTCTGCCTGGAGAAGAGATGACCGTTCATGTAATCAAAGATGGCAAGGAGCAGGGACAAGGCATCGGCTATCTAGACGATGGAACAATGATCGTGGTTGATGGTGGACGTCGTTACATAGGAGAAACTGTCGGAGTACTGGTGACCAGCGTGTTGCAGACTGCTGCCGGGCGAATGATTTTTGCTAAACCCAAGGCTTTGGAGCGCGCTCTGTAATGATACGCACTTTTTGCCCCTGAATCCGGGGGCTTTTTTCTTTTCATCATCTTTTTCTCTTAAGTAGGGGTGTGATTGGTCATGATAGCAGCGGTAATTCCCGCGGCGGGACAGGGCAAACGGATGGGGGACCTGTCGGTGCCCAGCAAGCAGCTTCTAGAGCTAGAGGGGGTTCCGGCGGTAATCCGGACCCTAAAGGCTTTTGAAGCAACGCCTGAGGTGGATGCCATCGCCCTGGTTGTCCCGCCCCAGCTGTGCGATGAATTTACTGATTTAGTCCAAGCCCATGGGTGTGAAAAGGTACGCTGGGTGGTGCCCGGGGGTAAGGGACGGCAGGAATCTGTGTATCGGGGACTGCAGGCCCTTCCAGAAACCTGTGAGTATGTCATCATCCATGACGGTGGCCGTCCCCTGGTTACCCGGCAGATCATCGAGGCCTGTCTCAAAGAAGCCAAGACTGCTCAAGCAGTCTGTGCCGCGGTGCCCGTCAAGGATACCATTAAGGTGAGTCAAGATGGACGGGTGGTGGATGAAACTCCCCATCGGAGTACTTTGTGGCAGATTCAGACTCCTCAGGTGTTTTCCTATCCTCTGATCCTGGAGCTGCATCGGCAGGCCCAGGGGGATGGGGTGCAGGTCACCGACGATGCTGCCCTGGCGGAGCGGTACGGCTATCCGGTATACCTGGCCCCGGGAGCCTACACAAACATCAAGTTGACAACGGCAGAGGATCTGGCGATTGCCGAGGCTCTTTTGACCAGGCCCCCCTACCGGCAGCAGGACGAAGGAGAATCCGATGCTGCCTGCGGGAGTAGGGTCCGCAGTGGATTTGGTTACGACGTCCACCGCTTAGTTCCGGGGCGCCCACTGATTCTAGGTGGAGTGGAAGTGCCCTATCACCTTGGGCTGGAGGGTCATTCCGACGCTGATGTAGCGGTTCATGCCTTAATGGATAGTATCCTTGGGGCCGCCGCCTTAGGGGACATCGGTCGCCACTTTCCCGACTCTGATCCCGCCTACAAAGGTGCCTCCAGCATCCAACTGCTTCGCCAAGTGTTAACCCTGATTGGAGAGCGGGGTTGGCGGGTAGGTAATATTGATGTGACCATCGCCGCGCAACGTCCTAAATTGGCGCCCTATATTGACGAGATGCGCTCTATTATCGCCGCCAATTGTCAGGTTGCCGGGGACGCGGTGAATGTGAAAGCCACA
Coding sequences within:
- a CDS encoding 2-C-methyl-D-erythritol 2,4-cyclodiphosphate synthase is translated as MIAAVIPAAGQGKRMGDLSVPSKQLLELEGVPAVIRTLKAFEATPEVDAIALVVPPQLCDEFTDLVQAHGCEKVRWVVPGGKGRQESVYRGLQALPETCEYVIIHDGGRPLVTRQIIEACLKEAKTAQAVCAAVPVKDTIKVSQDGRVVDETPHRSTLWQIQTPQVFSYPLILELHRQAQGDGVQVTDDAALAERYGYPVYLAPGAYTNIKLTTAEDLAIAEALLTRPPYRQQDEGESDAACGSRVRSGFGYDVHRLVPGRPLILGGVEVPYHLGLEGHSDADVAVHALMDSILGAAALGDIGRHFPDSDPAYKGASSIQLLRQVLTLIGERGWRVGNIDVTIAAQRPKLAPYIDEMRSIIAANCQVAGDAVNVKATTTEGLGFVGQGEGIAAYASCTLVKA
- a CDS encoding PIN/TRAM domain-containing protein; amino-acid sequence: MSGEALGVQTPHWLIGGAIFGLIMGLLIGPALVRLFQRCIGATVNNLHRASLTEVVAGAIGLCVGLLIAILITIPIPRSIPVIGDYIPLLITAFLGYISTIVSVRKKDDLFQLLTGTMQRNAERGQKNEGKPAPVGAKILDTSVIIDGRISDICSTGFIGGTLYVPGFVLEELQHIADSSDVLKRNRGRRGLDILNKMQKERKVNVKVLEWDYDDISEVDTKLVKLAKALNAKVVTNDFNLNKVAELHGVQVLNINELANAVKPIVLPGEEMTVHVIKDGKEQGQGIGYLDDGTMIVVDGGRRYIGETVGVLVTSVLQTAAGRMIFAKPKALERAL
- the radA gene encoding DNA repair protein RadA — its product is MARLKSQYVCQECGHSTSRWFGRCPACQAWNTLVEEALPEPKRRSGQAFMAQGGTKPQRLPQVEAVESQRLDTGIGELNRVLGGGIVPGSLVLVGGDPGIGKSTLLLQVAANLAKSGREVMYISGEESPQQVRLRAQRLGALEDNVLVLATTEIEAATGALAQSKASLAIVDSIQAMGSADITSAPGSVGQVRECTGQLLQVAKQQGLPIILVGHMTKGGALAGPKVLEHAVDAVLYFEGDSSANYRILRAVKNRFGSTNEIGVFDMSARGLTEITNPSEMFLAERLEQSPGSIVIGSIEGSRPLLLEIQALVSATAFGGVPRRQTTGVDYNRVAMILAVLEKRMGYPLQTHDVFVNVAGGVKVTEPAADLGVALAVASSLQNVAMKPGTVALGEIGLGGEIRGVPQIEQRLGEAAKLGFQQCLVPTTAVKNINVDGFGIEVVPVRRIEEALRAVGCSTRR
- the disA gene encoding DNA integrity scanning protein DisA, whose protein sequence is MKAKLDEFWSKTLPLVAPGTALSEGLENILRARTGALIVVGDSEETLSLVNGGFRIDAEMNPTALYELAKMDGAIILSFDAKRILYANCQLTPDPMIPTFETGTRHRTAERVAKQTGELVISISQRRNVISLYKGNVKHVLRDVGVILAKVNQALQTLEKYKSVLQQVLTNLTALEFEGAATLADVTMAVQRAQMVERVANEIERYIIELGTEGRLVSMQLEELMVDIEDEGYLVIKDYLTSDREETAEQVWQSLSSWESEDLLDQALTARALGYGSNMNNPDYPVVPRGYRVVSRIPRLPMPVIENLVNTFKELPNILQASIDELDDVEGIGEVRAKAIREGLRRMREQVLLDRHI
- a CDS encoding CarD family transcriptional regulator, with the protein product MHGAGIIEKIEEREVLGELQNYYIMRLPIGDMKVMIPMENAEEIGLRPVIDEEGVAQVLSILQEGQTKMSSNWNRRYRANMEKIKSGDIFAVAEVVRNLAIRDNEKGLSTGERKMLENAKQILISELVLAQDLSEEEVEQQVLSFFE
- a CDS encoding protein arginine kinase is translated as MALEDLFKKAAPKWMQAKGPEDDIVIASRVRLARNIANIPFCAVASDEQLRQVQELVKAVAAQMNLEGSVGTLHFRAMPEVEQLERRRLVEKHLISPQHAQQVRNRAVALSDDETLCIMVNEEDHLRIQVLYPGLQLLAAYERADKTDDELDARLNFAFSEEVGYLTACPTNVGTGMRASLMMHLPALSATGVMPRIINAVRQLGLTVRGIYGEGTEVVGNIYQVSNQVSLGRSEREIIEHLTNVAEQILAHERTARNTLLESNRLALEDRIWRAYGVLSHSRILNTADALGYLSTVRLGIDLGIITGLEPRILQELMVMIRPAHLQFIMGRELEAEQRDEYRASLIRERLKQPNG
- a CDS encoding ATP-dependent Clp protease ATP-binding subunit, with amino-acid sequence MFGRFTERAQRVIVLSQEEARRLNHNVVGTEHILLGLVAEGAGVAAKVLADLGDLEDVRKEVERVIGRGEGGPVGQIGFTPRAKRVLELAFDEARKLGHTYIGTEHILLGLIREGEGVAAQVLRNMGADIDKVRQQVGELLGGGAGGTGAKAAGRRKTPTLDQYGQDYTELAREGKLDPVIGREQEIQRVIQILSRRTKNNPVLIGEPGVGKTAVAEGLAQMIVAGDVPETLTNKRLVSLDMGSLVAGSKFRGEFEERLKKVVEEIRAAGDVILFIDEMHTLIGAGAAEGAIDASNILKPSLARGELQAIGATTLDEYRKYVEKDAALERRFQPIMVDEPTVEETIEILKGLRDKYEAHHRVKITDEALVAAARLSDRYVTERFLPDKAIDLIDEAASRVRLSALVPPPELKELEDRINEARVEKESAIKNEEFENAAALRDREQKLKEELEEKQAQWKQSRSMRSGTVTEDDIAEIVAGWTGVPVTRLAQEESERLLHLEEILHERVIGQDEAIGAISRAVRRARAGLKDPKRPVGSFIFLGPTGVGKTELARALAEALFGDEEAMVRLDMSEYMERHTVSRLIGAPPGYVGYEESGQLTEQVRRRPYSVVLFDEIEKAHPEVFNILLQVLEDGRLTDAQGRTVNFRNTVLIMTSNVGARQLQRSERIGFHVGDAAEQARSEYEAMKDRVTGELRRTFRPEFLNRVDDIIVFHSLQREHIHQIVDIMVKEVREQLQERDIELVVDQATKDFLVDRGFDPEFGARPLRRAIQRYIENPLSDHILAGTFKDGDTVVVTVRGEALEFQRKEQGVPVS